One region of Oncorhynchus keta strain PuntledgeMale-10-30-2019 chromosome 24, Oket_V2, whole genome shotgun sequence genomic DNA includes:
- the LOC118357747 gene encoding 5-hydroxytryptamine receptor 7-like isoform X1 — MRSYLTKDLMKEFARTSMTTAGMDLRLLRAPQTTIAILPTLSFTENDTSCGEQILSHGNVEKVLIGGVLTVLTLFTICGNLLVVISVCFVKKLKQPSNYLIVSLAVADLSIAVAVMPFVSITDLIGGQWIFGQVFCNVFIAMDVMCCTASIMTLCVISIDRYLGITKPLTYPVRQSGRCMAKVVLSVWLLSASITLPPLFGWAQNVNDDKVCLITQDVGYTIYSTAVAFYIPMSVMLMMYYRIYRAAKVSAAKHTIQGFPKAEDERNSVDCVAAAFKLQKEVEECASFSRLLKNDRKNISIFKREQKAAATLGIVVGAFSVCWLPFFLMSTARPFICGVECSCVPLWVERFLLWLGYANSLINPFIYAFFNRDLRTTYRNILLCRYRNINRKLSAACMHEAIKLAERPDLEI, encoded by the exons ATGAGATCATATTTGACCAAAGACCTGATGAAGGAATTTGCCAGGACCAGCATGACTACAGCGGGTATGGATCTGCGTTTGCTGAGAGCGCCCCAAACAACCATCGCAATTTTGCCAACTCTGAGCTTCACGGAAAATGACACCAGCTGCGGGGAGCAGATTCTTAGCCACGGGAATGTGGAGAAGGTGCTTATCGGAGGAGTTCTCACTGTGCTCACTTTGTTCACTATTTGCGGGAACTTACTTGTGGTGATATCCGTGTGCTTTGTGAAGAAGCTGAAACAGCCCTCCAATTATTTAATTGTCTCTCTGGCCGTGGCAGACCTGTCCATAGCGGTGGCGGTGATGCCCTTTGTCAGCATCACGGACCTCATCGGGGGGCAGTGGATCTTCGGACAGGTGTTCTGCAACGTTTTCATTGCCATGGACGTGATGTGTTGCACTGCTTCGATCATGACCCTGTGTGTAATAAGCATAGACAG GTACCTAGGCATAACTAAACCCTTGACCTACCCTGTGCGACAGAGTGGGAGATGCATGGCGAaagtagttctgtctgtgtggcTGCTGTCTGCTTCCATCACCCTGCCCCCGTTGTTCGGCTGGGCCCAGAACGTCAACGATGACAAGGTGTGTCTGATCACCCAAGACGTGGGCTACACCATCTACTCCACCGCCGTTGCATTCTACATCCCCATGtcggtgatgttgatgatgtacTACCGCATCTACCGAGCAGCCAAGGTGAGCGCCGCCAAGCACACCATCCAAGGCTTCCCCAAGGCAGAGGACGAGCGTAACAGTGTTGACTGCGTGGCCGCGGCCTTTAAGCTCcagaaggaggtggaggagtgtgCCAGTTTCTCTCGTCTGCTTAAGAACGACAGGAAAAACATCTCCATCTTCAAGCGGGAGCAGAAGGCGGCCGCTACGTTGGGGATCGTTGTGGGGGCCTTCTCTGTCTGCTGGCTGCCCTTCTTCCTGATGTCCACGGCCAGGCCCTTCATCTGTGGGGTAGAATGTAGCTGCGTTCCCCTCTGGGTGGAAAGGTTTCTCCTCTGGCTGGGCTACGCCAACTCCCTCATCAACCCATTCATCTATGCCTTCTTCAACAGGGACCTGAGGACCACCTACCGTAACATCTTGCTCTGCAGGTACAGGAACATTAACCGCAAACTCTCCGCCGCCTGCATGCACGAGGCCATCAAACTGGCTGAGAGGCCGGATCTGGAGATCTAG
- the LOC118357747 gene encoding 5-hydroxytryptamine receptor 7-like isoform X2, producing the protein MHPSMMDLSIAVAVMPFVSITDLIGGQWIFGQVFCNVFIAMDVMCCTASIMTLCVISIDRYLGITKPLTYPVRQSGRCMAKVVLSVWLLSASITLPPLFGWAQNVNDDKVCLITQDVGYTIYSTAVAFYIPMSVMLMMYYRIYRAAKVSAAKHTIQGFPKAEDERNSVDCVAAAFKLQKEVEECASFSRLLKNDRKNISIFKREQKAAATLGIVVGAFSVCWLPFFLMSTARPFICGVECSCVPLWVERFLLWLGYANSLINPFIYAFFNRDLRTTYRNILLCRYRNINRKLSAACMHEAIKLAERPDLEI; encoded by the exons ACCTGTCCATAGCGGTGGCGGTGATGCCCTTTGTCAGCATCACGGACCTCATCGGGGGGCAGTGGATCTTCGGACAGGTGTTCTGCAACGTTTTCATTGCCATGGACGTGATGTGTTGCACTGCTTCGATCATGACCCTGTGTGTAATAAGCATAGACAG GTACCTAGGCATAACTAAACCCTTGACCTACCCTGTGCGACAGAGTGGGAGATGCATGGCGAaagtagttctgtctgtgtggcTGCTGTCTGCTTCCATCACCCTGCCCCCGTTGTTCGGCTGGGCCCAGAACGTCAACGATGACAAGGTGTGTCTGATCACCCAAGACGTGGGCTACACCATCTACTCCACCGCCGTTGCATTCTACATCCCCATGtcggtgatgttgatgatgtacTACCGCATCTACCGAGCAGCCAAGGTGAGCGCCGCCAAGCACACCATCCAAGGCTTCCCCAAGGCAGAGGACGAGCGTAACAGTGTTGACTGCGTGGCCGCGGCCTTTAAGCTCcagaaggaggtggaggagtgtgCCAGTTTCTCTCGTCTGCTTAAGAACGACAGGAAAAACATCTCCATCTTCAAGCGGGAGCAGAAGGCGGCCGCTACGTTGGGGATCGTTGTGGGGGCCTTCTCTGTCTGCTGGCTGCCCTTCTTCCTGATGTCCACGGCCAGGCCCTTCATCTGTGGGGTAGAATGTAGCTGCGTTCCCCTCTGGGTGGAAAGGTTTCTCCTCTGGCTGGGCTACGCCAACTCCCTCATCAACCCATTCATCTATGCCTTCTTCAACAGGGACCTGAGGACCACCTACCGTAACATCTTGCTCTGCAGGTACAGGAACATTAACCGCAAACTCTCCGCCGCCTGCATGCACGAGGCCATCAAACTGGCTGAGAGGCCGGATCTGGAGATCTAG